One stretch of Actinacidiphila sp. DG2A-62 DNA includes these proteins:
- a CDS encoding TetR/AcrR family transcriptional regulator produces MGRPRAFDEDEVVRAAVRLFGGRAYDGVSVDDLVTHLGVHRNSLYKTFGSKRGLYLAALRRHVADDVRPLVDALAGAREATDVAAVLRLVTSADLGLLLLAAVDRARVDAEVASEVTAALAAVDRAIADALGARADLAAALTAAALGMLVRGSPGDVATALARRLGPSA; encoded by the coding sequence ATGGGCAGACCGAGGGCGTTCGACGAGGACGAGGTGGTGCGGGCGGCCGTGCGGCTGTTCGGCGGGCGGGCGTACGACGGGGTGTCCGTCGACGACCTCGTCACCCACCTGGGCGTGCACCGCAACAGCCTGTACAAGACGTTCGGCAGCAAGCGTGGCCTCTATCTGGCGGCTCTGCGCCGCCACGTCGCCGACGACGTCCGCCCGCTGGTCGACGCCCTCGCCGGTGCGAGGGAGGCGACGGACGTCGCGGCCGTGCTGCGGCTCGTCACGTCGGCCGACCTCGGCCTGCTCCTCCTCGCGGCGGTCGACCGCGCACGGGTCGACGCGGAGGTCGCCTCCGAGGTGACGGCCGCGTTGGCCGCCGTCGACCGGGCGATCGCCGACGCGCTCGGTGCTCGCGCCGACCTGGCCGCCGCGCTCACGGCCGCCGCGCTGGGCATGCTCGTGCGCGGCAGCCCCGGCGACGTCGCGACCGCGCTGGCCCGCCGCCTCGGCCCTTCCGCCTGA
- a CDS encoding thiazole synthase: protein MTTTKPMPQPTPQPTPKPATNGTAPAASSAQAAPGADDALTVAGVTFSSRLIMGTGGAPSLEVLEQALLASGTELTTVAMRRLDPRTKGSVLSVLARHGIRALPNTAGCFTAGEAVLTARLAREALGTDWVKLEVIADERTLLPDPVELLDAAETLVDDGFTVLPYTNDDPVLARKLEDVGCAAVMPLGSPIGSGLGIRNPHNFQLIVERASVPVILDAGAGTASDAALAMELGCAAVMLASAVTRAQRPVLMAEAMRAAVRAGRLAHLAGRIPRRHHALASSPAHGLPDLERPAF, encoded by the coding sequence ATGACCACGACGAAACCCATGCCGCAGCCGACGCCGCAGCCGACCCCGAAGCCGGCGACGAACGGGACCGCGCCCGCGGCGTCCTCCGCGCAGGCGGCCCCCGGCGCGGACGACGCGCTGACCGTCGCGGGCGTCACCTTCTCCTCCCGGCTGATCATGGGAACCGGCGGCGCGCCCAGCCTGGAGGTCCTGGAGCAGGCGCTGCTGGCCTCGGGCACCGAGCTGACCACCGTCGCGATGCGGCGGCTGGACCCGCGGACCAAGGGGTCGGTGCTCTCGGTGCTGGCCCGGCACGGCATCCGCGCGCTGCCGAACACCGCGGGCTGCTTCACCGCGGGCGAGGCCGTGCTCACCGCGCGGCTGGCGCGCGAGGCGCTCGGCACGGACTGGGTCAAGCTCGAAGTGATCGCCGACGAGCGGACGTTGCTGCCCGATCCGGTCGAACTGCTCGACGCGGCGGAGACGCTGGTGGACGACGGGTTCACCGTGCTGCCGTACACCAACGACGATCCGGTGCTGGCGCGGAAGTTGGAGGACGTGGGATGCGCGGCGGTGATGCCGCTGGGGTCGCCGATCGGCTCCGGGCTCGGCATCCGCAATCCGCACAACTTCCAGCTGATCGTGGAGCGCGCGTCGGTGCCGGTGATCCTCGACGCGGGGGCGGGGACGGCGTCCGACGCGGCGCTGGCGATGGAACTGGGGTGCGCGGCGGTCATGCTCGCGTCCGCGGTCACCCGGGCGCAGCGTCCGGTCCTCATGGCGGAGGCGATGCGCGCGGCCGTCCGCGCGGGGCGGCTGGCCCACCTCGCCGGCCGCATCCCCCGCCGCCACCACGCCCTCGCCTCCTCTCCCGCCCACGGCCTGCCCGACCTGGAGCGCCCCGCCTTCTAG
- the thiS gene encoding sulfur carrier protein ThiS — MSAAITVQVNGERRTLAAPVALDALVAAVTSAPSGVAAALNETVVPRARWSDTALAEGDRIEILTAVQGG; from the coding sequence ATGAGCGCGGCCATCACCGTCCAGGTCAACGGCGAACGCAGGACGCTGGCCGCCCCGGTGGCGCTGGACGCCCTGGTCGCCGCCGTCACCTCGGCGCCCTCCGGCGTCGCCGCCGCGCTCAACGAGACCGTGGTGCCGCGTGCCCGCTGGTCGGACACGGCGCTCGCCGAGGGCGACCGGATCGAGATCCTCACCGCGGTCCAGGGAGGCTGA
- the thiO gene encoding glycine oxidase ThiO, with product MPAKGARHLMREHGLHHTTDVLVVGGGVIGLVTAWRAAQRGLATAVADPAPGGGAAHVAAGMLAAVTELQYGEQALLDLNLASAARYPDFAAELTELTGLDTGYRRCGTLAVALDADDRAHLRELHAFQTSLGLESQWLSGRECRRLEPMLAPGVRGGLRVDGDHQVDPRRLSTALLRAADLAGVVFLRSAVARVTADGDRVTGAVLADGTVVAAARTVLAAGSESGRIAGLPDDALPPVRPVKGQILRLRMPAGQPPFLTRTVRAVVRGSHVYLVPRDNGELVLGATSEEFGWDTTVTAGGVYELLRDAHELLPGITELALTETLAGLRPGSPDNAPLLGATALDGLLLATGHHRNGVLLTPVTGDVLAEVLTSSTGELPQYARAFGANRFTTTGTGPVPPAPARQEQHA from the coding sequence ATGCCGGCGAAGGGAGCGCGCCACCTGATGCGCGAACACGGCCTGCACCACACCACCGACGTCCTCGTCGTGGGCGGCGGCGTCATCGGACTCGTCACCGCCTGGCGCGCGGCCCAGCGCGGGCTCGCGACAGCCGTCGCGGACCCCGCGCCCGGCGGCGGCGCGGCGCACGTCGCCGCCGGCATGCTCGCCGCGGTCACCGAACTGCAGTACGGCGAGCAGGCGTTGCTCGACCTCAACCTCGCCTCGGCCGCCCGCTACCCGGACTTCGCCGCGGAGCTGACCGAACTGACGGGCCTGGACACCGGTTACCGCCGCTGCGGCACCCTCGCGGTGGCGCTGGACGCGGACGACCGCGCGCACCTGCGGGAGTTGCACGCGTTCCAGACCTCGCTGGGCCTGGAGTCCCAGTGGCTCAGCGGCCGCGAGTGCCGCCGGCTGGAGCCGATGCTGGCGCCGGGCGTCCGCGGCGGCCTGCGCGTCGACGGCGACCACCAGGTGGACCCGCGGCGGCTGTCCACCGCGCTGCTGCGGGCCGCGGACCTGGCGGGCGTGGTGTTCCTGCGCTCGGCCGTCGCGCGGGTGACCGCGGACGGCGACCGGGTGACCGGCGCGGTGCTCGCCGACGGCACGGTGGTCGCGGCGGCGCGGACGGTGCTGGCCGCGGGCAGCGAGAGCGGCCGGATCGCCGGGCTGCCCGACGACGCGCTGCCGCCGGTGCGCCCGGTCAAGGGGCAGATCCTGCGGCTGCGGATGCCGGCCGGACAGCCGCCGTTCCTCACCCGCACGGTCCGGGCGGTGGTCCGCGGCAGCCACGTCTACCTGGTGCCGCGCGACAACGGCGAACTCGTACTCGGCGCGACCAGCGAGGAGTTCGGCTGGGACACCACGGTGACCGCCGGCGGGGTCTACGAACTGCTGCGCGACGCACACGAGTTGCTGCCGGGCATCACCGAACTGGCGCTCACCGAGACGCTGGCCGGGCTGCGGCCCGGCTCCCCGGACAACGCGCCGCTGCTCGGCGCCACCGCGCTGGACGGGCTGCTGCTGGCCACCGGCCACCACCGCAACGGCGTGCTGCTGACCCCGGTCACCGGCGACGTCCTCGCCGAGGTCCTCACCTCGTCCACCGGTGAACTGCCGCAGTACGCACGGGCGTTCGGCGCCAACCGGTTCACCACGACTGGGACGGGCCCGGTACCGCCCGCCCCCGCACGGCAGGAGCAGCACGCATGA